ATCGCCTGGACTTTCGGTCTCTACATGCCGACCGAACAAATGGGTGAACCAAGTTGGCGCACTGCAAACGCAGTAACAATGGTTCTAGCTGCAGTTGGTATCCTGTTAGCATTGGCCTTTAGCATGACATGGGGTGAGCGACTGCCCGCCTGGTTGGTTGCCTTGCCCGTCTGGGTAGGTACTGGTTTACTTATACCTATGCTGTTGCTGGCACCTGTGCTTGGTCCTGCTGCTATGATACGCGATCAGCAGGCAGGAGCTGCCAACGTTTGGGTATATGAGCAGATTTTCGTAATGGTCTCACTGGTTGGAGTCGGCATCTGCCTACCTTTCGCCTTAGCTGGATACGCTAAAGCGCGTTGGCCAGAGGCATTTGCTGATCCAATTGACATTGAATTACTCCCAGGCAACAGCCAGAAACTGCAAATTACCTTAGCTAGGCTTGTCGCGGCTGGCTGTATCCTGCTCGGATTTATTAAGCTATTCTGGGCGGTTGGTGGAACTATTGGTATCAACCCAGCTATGTTGGATAAACGCGATTTATGGTGGCATCTATTGTCGTTGAGTACCGGTGTGTGGGCCTTCGCGGGGGCGTGGGGTTTATTGGTACTGACCACCCGCCGCAGGTCGAAGAGGTTCTTCCCTCCTATGGCAGCAGCATGGATCTCTTCGGGAATGCTGTTCTCTTATAACCTCTTTAACCGCTTGTCCGCCACTCGCCCCGATGCACAACCAGCTCTAGAGTACCCGCTTGTATATGTACTAGCCACCGAGTTAGGTAGCATCTTGGGAGTGATGATGGGAATAATTATCCTGATGGTACTGCACGACCGCCAGAGAGCAATGCTGAGTTCTAGAATGAATTAATGTTCCTAATATTGAATTATATTTATAAAAAGAAAATAAATTAAATGAAAAGGCCCCCAATTTGGTGGCCTTAATACCCTTGTTCAACTATCGGGTGCAAGAGTTGAAGATCAAGCTGCCAATTTGGTGGCTTTTTTGTTATTGAACTAAAGATGCAGGTTAGTGCAATAACAATCCATCCTATTTGTTATAATGGAAATAAAATCTTAACTATTATTAGGAGATAAAATGTTTAAGAAAATTAAGGCTTGGGCGAGGAATTTAAAACGGCAGATATTCATTCTTTACTGTGCTTATAAAGATGAAAGAGTCCCTTGGTATGCTAAATTATTTACTGCTTGTGTTGTAGCTTATGCATTCAGTCCGATTGACCTAATACCTGATTTTATACCCATTCTTGGCTACTTAGACGATGTAATTCTCGTTCCATTAGGGATAATGATTGCGTTAAGGATGGTACCAAAGAGTGTAATATCTGACTGTGAAGTTAAGGCAGAAGAAATGATGAAAAACAGTAAGCCGAAGAATTGGATAGTCGGTTCAATAATAGTATTGATTTGGGGTTTAATTTTAATTTGGGCTATTATAAAAATTTATACCTTCTTCAGCTAACGGGTGCTTATGTTTCACAAACGGTCGCTGCGACGACTTTTTTTCTTGTTCAACTAACGGGCAGTTTAGTTGAAGAGTGAAAAGAAGGAATATTAAACTAAAATGTATAATTATATATTAATACGAATTATTATGCGTTATATTCGAAAGGGAGGAGTAAGAATGACCACAAAGAAATTGATACAAAAAATAGAGGAATTATCAATGAATGCTTTACCTGCGATACAAATGAATGTTTATGATGGATGGATATTACGATTTGCCGATGGATATACAAAAAGAGCAAATTCAATCAATCCTATTTATTTTTCAAATGAAGATTTAAATAACAAAATAGAGAATGCTGAACAAATGTATCGCAAAAGAAATTTAAAGATTGTTTATAAAATGACGCGACAGGTATCACCTGAAAATTTAGATAGAACACTCGATAAAAAAGGATATTTCCTTGACAGTTTGACAAGTGTTCAAGGTTTATCGTTGAAAGACCTAGATGTTGAAATAAAACATAATGCCATTGTTTATAACCATTTACAAGACGATTGGTTCACAAATTTTTGTAATTTAAATAATGTAGGTGAAAAAGACCAACCAACATTAAAGCAAATGTTAAGAAATATCATCCCTAAGACTTGTTATTTTTTGTTATGTGATGATAACAATGAAATACTTGCTTGTGGGATGTGTGTTTTAGAACGTGAATACATAGGGTTATTTGATATAGTGACTACCGAAA
This genomic stretch from Neobacillus niacini harbors:
- a CDS encoding YkvA family protein — translated: MFKKIKAWARNLKRQIFILYCAYKDERVPWYAKLFTACVVAYAFSPIDLIPDFIPILGYLDDVILVPLGIMIALRMVPKSVISDCEVKAEEMMKNSKPKNWIVGSIIVLIWGLILIWAIIKIYTFFS
- a CDS encoding GNAT family N-acetyltransferase, whose protein sequence is MTTKKLIQKIEELSMNALPAIQMNVYDGWILRFADGYTKRANSINPIYFSNEDLNNKIENAEQMYRKRNLKIVYKMTRQVSPENLDRTLDKKGYFLDSLTSVQGLSLKDLDVEIKHNAIVYNHLQDDWFTNFCNLNNVGEKDQPTLKQMLRNIIPKTCYFLLCDDNNEILACGMCVLEREYIGLFDIVTTEKYRNRGYGSKLIQNILKWGKDNGANYAYLQVMLNNAPALKLYSKLGFKEIYRYWYRIKE